The Triticum aestivum cultivar Chinese Spring chromosome 7B, IWGSC CS RefSeq v2.1, whole genome shotgun sequence genome window below encodes:
- the LOC123161380 gene encoding NDR1/HIN1-like protein 2 yields MSSGAAAATYARMPPQPQTKTAAAAGGGRIAHRTRDSCVAVFCSRLCSLLLAVILVAGVALFVAWLSLRPHRPRFALASFSLSGTQAAFKVSDRNPNRHIGIYYDGATRASLRFYDALVASGPAFPAGWYQPNMTTISIADPAAWHSFSAALHAGRLPLRLELVF; encoded by the coding sequence ATGAGCTCCGGAGCTGCTGCAGCCACGTACGCACGAATGCCGCCGCAGCCGCAAACAAAAACAGCAGCGGCGGCAGGAGGAGGTCGGATCGCGCACCGCACCCGGGACAGCTGCGTGGCCGTCTTCTGCAGCAGgctctgctccctcctcctcgccgtcATCCTCGTGGCCGGCGTGGCGCTCTTCGTCGCCTGGCTCAGCCTCCGCCCACACCGCCCGCGCTTCGCCctcgcctccttctccctctccggcACGCAGGCCGCCTTCAAGGTGTCGGACCGCAACCCCAACCGCCACATCGGCATCTACTACGACGGCGCCACGCGTGCCTCCCTCCGCTTCTACGACGCGCTCGTCGCCTCCGGCCCGGCCTTCCCCGCCGGCTGGTACCAGCCCAACATGACCACCATCTccatcgccgaccccgccgcctggCACTCCTTCTCCGCAGCGCTCCACGCCGGGCGCCTCCCGCTGCGCCTGGAGCTCGTCTTCTAA
- the LOC123161375 gene encoding phytosulfokine receptor 1-like — MNPMAKCCLLLLPIFFLAFLLPEAHVTSCHPADLRALQDFVRNLSGGGVLLQATWFGAACCSWEGDGIIGEFKSLEVLALGDCALKGRVPEWLSQCKKMEVLDLSGNQLVGAIPSWIGELHHLCYLDLSNNSLVGDAPKSLALLKGLAPNGRSPGMVFANMPLYVKHNRITLGRRLNELPNVITGINNVVRSGRKNVICGNDNTVIFGDENTISGNENTVSGNNHVVYGSKHVVSGSRHVITGRNSFVSGSYNNVSGIYHVVSGSNNVVFGSNNSVSGRNHIVSGDNKHALLRPPRRHPRGRCGPLRRLAQPPPVLRPRLFSLSSLVPSRQAAFNMSDRNLNRHIDMYYDGATRASLRFYDPLVASGPAFHAGCIRQVFGCVCVAHVWVRGTQSPSWLRSVGRKLGLWTMGQLGRYPLVQDTVTEQSSQLHDRFRPDVKSLRGLM; from the exons ATGAATCCCATGGCCAAATGCTGCCTACTGCTCCtccccatcttcttcttggcatttCTCTTGCCCGAGGCGCACGTGACTTCGTGCCACCCCGCCGACCTTCGCGCACTGCAGGACTTTGTTAGGAACCTCAGCGGTGGGGGTGTCCTCCTCCAGGCCACATGGTTCGGCGCCGCATGCTGCAGCTGGGAAG GCGATGGTATTATTGGCGAGTTCAAGAGCCTCGAGGTGCTGGCCCTTGGTGATTGTGCTCTCAAGGGCAGGGTTCCGGAATGGTTGTCTCAATGCAAGAAAATGGAGGTGCTTGATTTGTCTGGCAACCAATTGGTGGGCGCCATCCCATCGTGGATTGGTGAGCTTCACCACCTTTGCTACTTGGATCTCTCAAACAATTCATTGGTTGGCGATGCACCTAAGAGTTTGGCACTGCTAAAGGGGCTCGCCCCTAATGGGCGTTCACCGGGCATGGTTTTCGCTAACATGCCGTTGTATGTGAAGCATAACAGAATCACACTCGGACGACGACTTAACGAGCTCCCAAATGTCATAACAGGGATCAACAATGTTGTGAGATCTGGGAGAAAGAATGTTATATGTGGGAATGACAACACTGTCATATTTGGGGATGAAAACACCATATCCGGAAATGAAAACACCGTATCTGGGAACAACCATGTCGTATATGGGAGTAAGCATGTCGTATCTGGGAGCAGGCATGTCATAACTGGGAGAAACAGTTTTGTATCCGGGAGCTACAATAACGTATCTGGGATTTACCATGTCGTATCTGGGAGTAACAATGTAGTATTTGGGAGCAACAATTCTGTATCTGGGAGGAACCATATTGTATCTGGGGACAACAAG CACGCTCTGCtccgtcctcctcgtcgtcatcctcgtggCCGGTGTGGTCCTCTTCGTCGCCTAGCTCAGCCTCCGCCCGTGCTACGCCCtcgcctcttctccctctccaGCCTGGTCCCGAGCAGGCAGGCCGCCTTCAACATGTCGGACCGCAACCTTAACCGGCACATCGACATGTACTATGACGGTGCCACGCGGGCGTCACTCCGCTTCTACGACCCGCTGGTGGCCTCCGGCCCGGCCTTCCACGCCGGCTG TATACGCCAAGTCTTCGGCTGTGTCTGTGTTGCTCACGTCTGGGTTCGAGGCACCCAGAGTCCTTCCTGGTTGAGATCGGTGGGACGTAAGCTCGGGCTGTGGACTATGGGCCAACTAGGTCGGTATCCTCTAGTTCAGGACACCGTCACCGAACAGTCCAGTCAGTTGCATGACCGATTCCGACCAGATGTTAAGTCTCTACGTGGACttatgtaa